In Winkia neuii, a genomic segment contains:
- a CDS encoding DUF6541 family protein has translation MLFPASTELSHFYSWGGFLVCLGVTTLVVFLPGLVVGIAAGFRRSTLAAFAPAASVGISAVSGIMAREVGWGWNALMLLPLTAVISVILVLYRAVARPYKNISRAGSKSFLAPVICILLFAAFTVRFALAIQSPGTFSQTWDTVFHLNTTELILSTDSASSLHVDLTGDGKEHFYPAAWHGIVALVTQLTGTLTPVATNAAAAVVSFLVWPVGIYALVGRVTSSTGTKTCAMVLALLFPQFPLAFLWWGNLYPNLLGYALLPIGMTLFDRVLERFSKVTPIYLVALLVTAAGMALAQPVSVITFAIMAIAWLIVKFWSQTRRKLRTVPVALGAAVVLYAALNFCIDSVNQLSTMRTGTTTWYRQGHALRGLFQLVVFTGGKPQGNWDVYTLPQMIVPALAILAGVLVAISMKRAWPLLGAHFMAAVLFVCAFCLDGDTRLYWTGLWYCDVPRVFAPLCVGAPIFAALALQAGCHLFRRRATSGVSTAAALVVLLAATLFSPAITSAFTAISHTNSLRGIYSQGGLLDSDELQLFSRLDKHVPPGQKILANPWEGGSLTWPYGKRMPFFPRITGGLTDTYKLLVNDLDKADQIPEVCSLLKRENIHYALQLRDVYLWGGSGWNIEKNFSSLDHLEDIPGAKVVDQQGEAKLVKLPDCTIQ, from the coding sequence TCAGTTGGCATCAGTGCGGTAAGCGGGATAATGGCCCGGGAGGTCGGCTGGGGCTGGAACGCGCTGATGCTACTGCCGCTAACTGCGGTCATCTCAGTGATCTTGGTTTTGTATAGGGCAGTGGCGCGCCCGTACAAGAATATTTCTAGGGCGGGAAGTAAGTCTTTCCTTGCGCCCGTCATCTGTATTCTTTTATTCGCTGCTTTTACAGTGCGTTTTGCGTTGGCAATCCAATCGCCGGGGACATTCAGCCAGACATGGGACACTGTCTTTCACCTGAACACAACCGAGCTCATCCTGTCTACAGATAGTGCCTCTTCCCTTCACGTGGATCTTACCGGGGATGGAAAAGAACACTTCTATCCGGCCGCTTGGCACGGCATCGTCGCGCTGGTTACGCAGCTTACGGGAACACTTACACCAGTTGCTACTAACGCTGCGGCTGCCGTCGTGTCATTCTTGGTGTGGCCCGTCGGCATCTACGCACTAGTCGGAAGAGTAACGTCTTCGACAGGTACCAAAACATGTGCAATGGTCCTGGCCCTGCTATTTCCCCAGTTTCCTCTGGCGTTCTTGTGGTGGGGAAACCTGTACCCGAACCTACTTGGGTATGCGCTGTTGCCTATTGGGATGACTCTCTTTGACAGGGTGCTTGAACGGTTCAGCAAAGTAACTCCTATCTACCTGGTTGCCCTGTTGGTGACTGCTGCCGGAATGGCTCTGGCGCAGCCTGTTTCGGTAATTACTTTTGCGATCATGGCGATTGCCTGGCTAATTGTGAAGTTCTGGAGCCAAACTAGGCGGAAACTTCGTACAGTCCCTGTTGCCCTGGGGGCCGCAGTGGTCTTGTATGCCGCACTGAACTTTTGCATAGATTCTGTAAACCAGCTTTCGACTATGAGGACTGGAACAACCACGTGGTATCGCCAAGGACATGCGTTGCGGGGGCTATTCCAGCTGGTCGTCTTCACAGGGGGAAAGCCCCAGGGGAACTGGGACGTTTATACGCTGCCCCAGATGATAGTTCCCGCCTTGGCGATCTTGGCGGGAGTATTGGTGGCTATAAGCATGAAGAGGGCGTGGCCGCTGCTAGGTGCGCATTTCATGGCAGCAGTACTATTCGTCTGTGCCTTTTGCCTTGACGGTGACACCCGCTTGTATTGGACGGGGCTTTGGTACTGCGACGTTCCCAGGGTGTTTGCGCCACTATGTGTCGGTGCACCGATTTTTGCCGCCTTGGCATTGCAGGCAGGGTGCCACCTTTTCAGACGGCGAGCTACTTCGGGCGTTTCTACCGCTGCTGCGCTTGTGGTGCTGCTTGCCGCAACGCTGTTCTCTCCAGCGATCACCTCTGCTTTTACTGCAATAAGCCACACCAATTCGCTGCGGGGTATTTATTCCCAGGGCGGCCTGTTGGACAGCGATGAGTTGCAGCTGTTCTCCAGACTGGACAAACACGTACCACCAGGACAGAAGATCCTGGCTAATCCATGGGAGGGAGGCTCGCTCACGTGGCCATACGGCAAGCGAATGCCTTTCTTCCCTAGGATTACTGGTGGTCTTACCGACACTTACAAGTTGCTGGTCAATGATCTAGATAAGGCAGATCAGATACCAGAGGTGTGTTCGCTGCTGAAGCGGGAGAATATCCACTACGCCTTGCAGCTGCGAGACGTGTACTTGTGGGGAGGCTCCGGTTGGAATATCGAGAAGAATTTCTCCTCGCTTGATCATCTGGAAGACATTCCAGGTGCCAAAGTGGTAGATCAGCAGGGGGAAGCGAAGCTGGTAAAGCTCCCGGACTGCACTATTCAGTGA
- a CDS encoding glycosyltransferase, which produces MGRATEAIPERYGGGAAAMNLQNYSVVVMVGTHHCPFDRLIDWADKLAATGIEVLVQYGNSKAPSIADGIVSLTQQEMLSLRQSAKILICHGGPSIMVEWLRAGFRPVVVPRDPALGEHLDEHQMLFTDFMAHRGWVDVAASADDLIALVRNGLEGVSCPQDLADLDSVAAAHNVGRLVADALRARRDR; this is translated from the coding sequence GTGGGAAGAGCAACTGAAGCTATACCCGAACGCTACGGTGGTGGGGCCGCTGCTATGAACCTGCAAAACTATTCGGTAGTAGTCATGGTTGGCACCCATCACTGTCCGTTTGACCGACTAATAGACTGGGCCGACAAGCTTGCCGCAACAGGCATCGAAGTTCTGGTGCAATATGGCAACTCGAAGGCACCATCTATTGCAGACGGGATAGTCTCGCTCACCCAGCAAGAGATGCTCAGCCTGCGGCAAAGCGCGAAGATCCTGATCTGCCACGGAGGCCCATCGATAATGGTCGAGTGGCTCAGGGCCGGGTTTAGGCCTGTAGTGGTACCCCGAGACCCCGCTCTCGGAGAGCACCTAGACGAACACCAGATGCTCTTTACAGACTTTATGGCCCACCGTGGGTGGGTTGATGTAGCCGCCTCAGCTGACGACCTAATTGCGCTGGTACGAAACGGTCTCGAAGGCGTTTCCTGTCCCCAGGATCTAGCCGATCTTGACTCCGTTGCAGCTGCGCACAATGTTGGTCGCCTTGTGGCAGATGCGCTACGAGCCAGGCGGGACAGATAA
- the glf gene encoding UDP-galactopyranose mutase yields MNVDLVVVGSGLFGLTVAERAATQLGLKVVVIDKRDHIGGNAYSEIEPTTGIEVHKYGAHLFHTSNKRVWDYVNEFTSFTDYVHHVYTTVDGEVYPMPVNLGTINQFFRAAYGPEEAKALIAEQAQEVAGKDVNDFQSKGISLVGRPLFEAFFQGYTAKQWQTDPKNLPASIISRLPVRYTYNNRYFKDTWEGLPTDGYAAWLNRMADHPNIEVRLNTDFFDESQPYNKKACVGNVPVVYTGPVDKYFDYVEGDLSWRTIDLELEVLNVGDFQGTSVMNYGDLDVPYTRIHEFRHFHPERDYPKDKTVIAREYSRFAERGDEPYYPINTAEDRTRLLAYREAAKGEKHVLFGGRLGTYKYLDMHMAIGSALSRVDNLLKPFFEGDQKVEWESGE; encoded by the coding sequence ATGAACGTTGACTTGGTTGTGGTTGGCTCAGGTCTTTTTGGGCTAACAGTAGCCGAACGGGCTGCTACCCAGCTGGGCCTGAAAGTAGTAGTCATTGATAAGCGCGACCATATTGGCGGCAATGCTTATTCAGAGATCGAACCTACTACGGGAATTGAGGTCCACAAGTACGGGGCCCATCTATTCCACACTTCCAATAAGCGGGTGTGGGATTACGTAAACGAGTTCACCAGCTTCACTGACTACGTGCACCACGTGTACACGACAGTTGACGGTGAAGTGTACCCAATGCCCGTCAACCTTGGCACAATCAACCAGTTCTTCCGCGCAGCCTACGGGCCAGAAGAAGCGAAGGCATTGATTGCCGAGCAGGCACAGGAAGTTGCTGGCAAAGACGTGAACGATTTCCAGTCGAAGGGCATCTCGCTGGTTGGCCGTCCTCTGTTCGAAGCATTCTTCCAGGGCTACACCGCCAAGCAATGGCAGACAGATCCTAAGAATCTGCCCGCGTCTATCATTTCGCGCCTACCTGTGCGATACACCTACAACAATCGCTACTTCAAAGATACTTGGGAGGGTCTGCCGACAGATGGTTACGCGGCATGGCTGAACCGCATGGCAGACCACCCCAATATCGAGGTGCGCCTGAACACTGACTTCTTCGACGAATCTCAGCCGTATAACAAGAAGGCCTGTGTTGGAAACGTTCCCGTGGTTTACACCGGCCCGGTGGATAAATACTTTGATTACGTCGAGGGCGACCTTTCGTGGCGCACGATTGACCTAGAACTGGAAGTGCTTAATGTGGGCGACTTTCAGGGGACATCCGTAATGAACTACGGCGACTTGGATGTGCCTTACACCCGTATTCATGAATTCAGGCATTTCCATCCCGAACGCGACTACCCGAAGGATAAGACCGTAATCGCTCGGGAATACTCGCGCTTTGCTGAACGCGGCGACGAACCGTACTATCCCATCAACACGGCCGAGGATCGAACCCGACTGTTGGCGTACAGAGAGGCCGCGAAGGGTGAAAAGCACGTTCTTTTCGGTGGACGTCTGGGCACGTATAAGTACCTCGACATGCACATGGCGATTGGATCGGCTTTATCGCGAGTTGATAATCTACTGAAGCCCTTCTTCGAGGGCGATCAGAAAGTCGAGTGGGAAAGCGGAGAATAA
- a CDS encoding ABC transporter permease, with translation MTAKTTDGFTIPGRSKGLIEALHERYLLNLIVHKELRVRYRGSVLGMLWSYAKPATQFLVFFIAIGQFMGMNRAITNYVVYMFAGVVVVNYFSEIFGNATRSIVQNTPLVKKIYLPRELFPLSSVWVAMVHLFPQVLILVVGALIYGWRPGILNIAAAFAGFAIITIFALGLGLFAGALNVMYRDAENFVDLLLMVATWASPVLYRWEMVAKVFEGPLHWVWYLYQMNPITPVVELFHYAFWLPTAGVTDPMPPQMGIWTVVSLVVSLLFLALGEATFRRFDGRFAQEL, from the coding sequence ATGACCGCTAAAACTACTGATGGGTTCACCATTCCCGGTCGGTCGAAAGGGCTCATTGAAGCTCTTCACGAACGGTATTTGCTGAACCTAATCGTTCATAAAGAACTGCGGGTACGCTACCGCGGTTCCGTACTCGGTATGCTTTGGTCTTACGCCAAACCCGCAACCCAGTTCTTGGTCTTCTTCATTGCGATAGGCCAGTTCATGGGTATGAACAGGGCCATTACTAACTACGTGGTGTACATGTTCGCCGGGGTAGTAGTAGTGAACTACTTCAGCGAGATCTTTGGCAATGCTACCCGTTCCATAGTGCAGAACACCCCGCTGGTGAAGAAGATCTATCTGCCCCGTGAGCTGTTCCCACTGTCGTCAGTGTGGGTAGCCATGGTTCACCTGTTTCCACAGGTACTGATTTTGGTAGTGGGCGCACTGATCTACGGGTGGCGCCCGGGAATCCTGAATATTGCGGCGGCTTTCGCAGGTTTTGCGATCATTACCATCTTCGCCCTCGGACTGGGACTCTTTGCCGGTGCACTGAACGTTATGTACCGCGACGCGGAAAATTTTGTAGACCTGTTGCTGATGGTTGCTACTTGGGCTTCCCCGGTGCTGTATCGGTGGGAAATGGTGGCCAAAGTCTTTGAAGGACCGCTGCACTGGGTTTGGTACCTGTACCAGATGAACCCCATAACTCCAGTAGTTGAACTATTCCACTATGCCTTTTGGCTTCCTACCGCGGGGGTTACAGATCCGATGCCACCGCAAATGGGAATCTGGACCGTCGTCTCGCTAGTCGTGTCACTATTGTTCTTAGCCTTAGGAGAGGCGACTTTTAGGCGCTTTGACGGAAGGTTTGCTCAGGAACTGTAA
- a CDS encoding ABC transporter ATP-binding protein produces the protein MNNQDVVIRVQDVVQDFTLRHAHTLKEILVWSLTGRKGDVRDNFRALDHVSFDIYKGETVGLMGFNGSGKSTMLKLISGVMRQTSGFVGHKGRIAGLIEVGAGFHPDLTGRENIYLNGAILGMSKKQIDAAFDDIVAFSEIEKFIDTEVKFYSSGMFLRLAFSVCVYTDPDIFLIDEILAVGDEPFQKKCLARIKDLQAQGKTLVIVSHDLDMMSKLCDRGILLDHGKVKIDGTATQCVESMRG, from the coding sequence ATGAATAATCAAGACGTAGTAATTCGAGTACAGGACGTAGTCCAAGACTTTACCTTGCGGCATGCGCATACTTTAAAAGAAATCCTAGTTTGGTCGCTGACCGGTCGCAAAGGCGATGTCCGGGATAACTTCAGAGCCTTAGACCACGTGTCTTTTGATATTTACAAGGGCGAAACTGTAGGCCTTATGGGCTTCAACGGTTCTGGCAAGTCAACCATGCTGAAGCTAATCAGCGGGGTTATGCGCCAGACTTCAGGATTTGTGGGCCACAAGGGCAGGATTGCCGGACTGATCGAGGTCGGGGCTGGATTCCATCCAGATCTAACGGGGCGGGAAAACATCTACCTCAACGGTGCCATTTTGGGCATGAGCAAGAAACAGATAGATGCCGCTTTCGACGACATTGTTGCCTTTAGCGAGATTGAAAAATTTATCGACACCGAAGTGAAGTTCTATTCTTCGGGGATGTTCTTGCGTCTGGCATTTTCGGTGTGTGTTTACACTGATCCGGACATTTTCCTGATTGACGAGATCTTGGCAGTAGGCGATGAACCTTTCCAGAAGAAATGTCTTGCCCGTATCAAAGATTTACAAGCACAGGGGAAGACTCTTGTTATAGTCAGCCACGATCTGGATATGATGTCCAAGTTGTGCGACCGAGGAATTCTGCTTGATCACGGTAAAGTGAAAATAGATGGAACGGCTACACAGTGCGTCGAAAGTATGAGGGGCTAA
- a CDS encoding glycosyltransferase, whose protein sequence is MRKVAAVVVAYNREVLLGKCLAALQKQTVPLQHIVVVDNASTDNSLQVAKASGAEVVSLQENTGGAGGFTAGIASAMGHDVDFLWLMDDDTIPFSNALEELLQTADAYPGAPAFLCSKAEWFDGQVHPMNTHRRRPFVPSEQIDHAKKVGAIPVRSASFVSVLIDTRAVREEGLPIADYFIWNDDLEYLSRIGKNRVGLYVPSSRVLHATKKLAGVNEDPRDRFFYEVRNKIWFLRLSTGLHLMDRVLYGASCIRRWAKMFSASADRPAMVKVGWSGLKQECAPPVPTARYLRPLQKWAPRSRRWSIDEPVEGFIRGLVWGPPRADDFNAPLV, encoded by the coding sequence ATGCGAAAAGTAGCTGCGGTTGTTGTTGCTTACAATCGCGAAGTCTTGTTAGGTAAATGCCTCGCTGCACTGCAGAAGCAAACTGTTCCATTGCAGCACATAGTGGTAGTAGACAACGCCAGCACAGACAATTCGCTGCAAGTAGCTAAAGCTAGTGGGGCAGAAGTAGTTTCCTTACAAGAGAACACCGGCGGTGCCGGAGGGTTCACCGCAGGCATTGCATCGGCAATGGGCCATGATGTCGATTTTCTATGGCTCATGGATGATGACACCATCCCGTTTTCGAACGCCCTCGAAGAACTATTGCAGACAGCCGACGCCTACCCTGGTGCACCAGCATTCCTCTGCTCTAAAGCAGAGTGGTTCGACGGGCAGGTGCACCCGATGAATACTCACCGCAGGCGCCCCTTTGTGCCATCAGAACAGATTGATCACGCCAAGAAAGTAGGAGCCATTCCGGTTCGATCTGCATCTTTCGTGTCCGTTCTGATAGATACAAGGGCTGTTCGCGAAGAAGGACTTCCTATCGCGGACTACTTTATTTGGAATGACGATTTAGAATATCTGAGTCGCATAGGCAAGAATCGCGTCGGACTGTACGTGCCGTCCTCGCGCGTTCTCCATGCCACCAAGAAGCTTGCGGGAGTGAATGAAGACCCTCGCGATAGATTCTTCTACGAAGTGCGCAACAAAATCTGGTTCTTGAGGCTCAGCACCGGTCTGCATCTGATGGATCGCGTGCTCTACGGGGCATCTTGTATCAGACGGTGGGCGAAGATGTTCAGCGCCTCAGCTGATAGGCCGGCTATGGTCAAAGTAGGTTGGAGTGGCTTAAAGCAGGAATGCGCGCCCCCCGTTCCAACCGCGAGGTATTTGCGTCCTCTGCAGAAGTGGGCCCCGCGATCGCGAAGATGGAGCATAGATGAACCAGTTGAAGGTTTTATTCGTGGGCTCGTCTGGGGGCCACCTCGCGCAGATGATTTCAATGCGCCCCTGGTATAA
- a CDS encoding UDP-N-acetylglucosamine--LPS N-acetylglucosamine transferase, which produces MRPWYKNHQRIWVTFNTPDAISALENEKVFWMKHSPERKPWDLLKTLWAGIRLVPKLKPDVVVSTGASLGTIFIAIARLLGIATVYVEVFDRIELKSMSGRICYHIADKFGVQWEEQLKLYPNATVVGPLL; this is translated from the coding sequence ATGCGCCCCTGGTATAAGAACCATCAGCGCATCTGGGTCACTTTCAACACTCCGGACGCTATCAGTGCCTTGGAAAACGAAAAGGTGTTCTGGATGAAACACTCCCCGGAACGTAAGCCCTGGGACTTACTGAAGACCCTGTGGGCAGGCATTAGGCTGGTACCTAAGCTGAAGCCGGACGTGGTTGTGTCCACCGGAGCATCGCTAGGGACTATCTTCATTGCGATTGCCCGCCTACTAGGGATTGCCACGGTCTACGTGGAGGTCTTCGATCGCATCGAATTGAAATCGATGTCCGGCAGAATCTGCTACCACATAGCTGACAAATTTGGGGTGCAGTGGGAAGAGCAACTGAAGCTATACCCGAACGCTACGGTGGTGGGGCCGCTGCTATGA
- a CDS encoding polysaccharide pyruvyl transferase family protein, with protein sequence MANIGILTDIGNPSWHVGDDAIALSSFKQIKEAGHTPYLFTHDATRSQQLVPGANFLRSIEFPELPLEREEFFLSAQDFSDFRRNPVADGLAQVHHLDALIIGGGGSINSYFSRLLLERSLFAQYAKHIGLPVAISGQSVGPLLLGHEEQAVRRLFDSADLIGVRGPFSKKEAQKYTSKEIYVAHDDAICFSGVENLRGGDFIAGCFNDAHAAFPTSTSAALIAATLDRLSKATGLTTKLISHMADSAKQDQDVAFHEAIAQRMSTPVEVFNPAHPSQLVAALEGASLSVTNRFHQAVFAMTSAIPTLLLAPNLYANLRMADLLANLGLDPNWVLPEAALDAVESYQAIDQFVALANQISSHLQSRMPKLHTDTKRWWQQVIAMCTNNKADASSFVSTASPTLAAPEILAKLHTRYLGQLQLMEDATADHEYLARAWQLLESYERQIHALQAEKRLLSEQVETQQARIGYLYCREAELVQDPGARVGRFSYRQLKKIARVGALASRLKNRGH encoded by the coding sequence ATGGCAAACATTGGCATCTTGACAGACATTGGCAACCCCTCTTGGCACGTTGGCGACGACGCCATTGCGCTTTCCTCCTTTAAACAGATAAAAGAAGCCGGCCATACCCCATATCTGTTTACCCATGACGCCACTCGTAGCCAACAACTTGTTCCCGGCGCCAATTTCCTCCGCTCGATTGAATTTCCAGAGCTGCCGCTAGAACGGGAAGAGTTTTTCCTTAGCGCACAAGATTTTTCAGATTTTAGGCGTAACCCCGTAGCGGATGGACTGGCGCAGGTGCACCACTTGGACGCTCTGATAATTGGTGGGGGCGGGTCAATAAATTCCTACTTTTCTAGGCTCCTTCTTGAGCGTTCCCTGTTTGCCCAATACGCCAAACACATCGGTCTGCCAGTGGCAATTTCTGGGCAGTCGGTTGGCCCCCTTCTATTAGGACACGAAGAACAGGCGGTACGCCGGCTTTTTGATTCGGCCGATCTGATTGGCGTACGCGGTCCTTTCTCTAAGAAGGAAGCCCAAAAGTACACGTCCAAAGAGATTTATGTGGCCCACGATGATGCCATCTGCTTCAGCGGGGTAGAAAACCTGCGCGGCGGGGATTTTATAGCGGGCTGCTTCAACGATGCCCATGCTGCTTTCCCTACCTCGACGTCGGCAGCGCTTATCGCTGCTACTTTAGATCGACTCAGTAAAGCCACCGGGCTTACTACGAAGCTGATCTCGCATATGGCAGACTCAGCAAAGCAGGACCAAGATGTTGCTTTCCACGAAGCCATAGCCCAGCGCATGTCTACGCCGGTGGAGGTCTTCAACCCTGCCCACCCAAGCCAGTTAGTCGCCGCTCTAGAAGGAGCTAGTCTCTCTGTTACAAACAGGTTCCATCAAGCAGTCTTTGCCATGACTTCGGCTATTCCGACTCTATTGCTTGCACCTAACCTGTACGCCAATCTTAGAATGGCGGATCTGCTGGCAAACCTCGGGCTGGATCCTAACTGGGTTCTACCGGAAGCAGCACTGGATGCAGTCGAAAGCTACCAGGCAATAGACCAGTTCGTGGCACTGGCGAACCAGATCAGTTCGCATCTGCAGTCTCGGATGCCAAAGTTGCACACCGATACAAAACGCTGGTGGCAGCAGGTGATTGCTATGTGCACCAACAACAAGGCAGACGCCTCCTCTTTCGTTTCCACGGCCTCGCCCACGCTGGCGGCCCCCGAAATTCTCGCTAAGCTTCACACGCGTTATTTAGGGCAGTTGCAGCTCATGGAAGATGCAACCGCCGACCATGAATATCTTGCTAGAGCCTGGCAGCTGTTGGAATCTTACGAGAGGCAGATTCACGCCCTTCAAGCTGAAAAGAGGCTACTAAGTGAGCAGGTGGAAACACAACAGGCACGAATCGGGTACCTGTACTGTCGCGAGGCCGAGCTCGTACAGGATCCGGGGGCACGCGTAGGCCGTTTTAGCTACCGCCAGTTGAAGAAGATCGCGCGGGTAGGTGCGCTGGCATCGCGCCTGAAGAACAGGGGTCACTGA
- a CDS encoding glycosyltransferase family 2 protein, protein MATYAGTMRVAAVVVTYNRVELLKKTLTALEAQEYPVSKIVVVDNASTDATQQMLKERKNKLPIEVHRLKKNTGGAGGFFFSMDVAYDGGYDAFWMMDDDTKPRPESLGKLVRGLEEAAEFRGGQMPSYAASMVVWKDGRACDMNIPTPRWDWTRPIAEGKNWIDVDCASFVSCLVTREAVEACGLPHPEYFIWFDDAEYTYRLAKWRPGIFVPDSVVDHLMPANSAVFWGEATEKNLWKFGRGARNQVAAAISLRKARILADLFQNLISQLKGSSVPWKVRAKLVRFALDGFFLRPKVRYPRAMKKD, encoded by the coding sequence ATGGCTACATATGCAGGTACTATGCGCGTTGCCGCGGTGGTTGTAACCTATAACCGCGTTGAGCTGCTAAAGAAAACATTGACTGCGCTAGAAGCACAGGAGTATCCAGTTTCTAAGATCGTAGTGGTGGATAATGCGTCTACCGATGCTACGCAGCAGATGCTCAAAGAACGCAAGAATAAGCTCCCTATTGAGGTGCACAGGCTCAAGAAGAACACCGGTGGAGCCGGCGGATTCTTCTTCTCGATGGATGTTGCTTATGATGGCGGTTACGACGCCTTCTGGATGATGGATGACGACACGAAGCCTCGCCCTGAATCTCTGGGTAAGCTCGTTCGCGGCCTCGAAGAAGCCGCCGAGTTTCGAGGCGGCCAAATGCCCTCTTATGCCGCTTCTATGGTGGTTTGGAAAGATGGGCGCGCATGCGACATGAATATTCCTACCCCTAGGTGGGATTGGACTCGGCCAATTGCCGAAGGAAAGAACTGGATCGATGTCGACTGCGCCTCCTTCGTATCGTGCTTGGTAACACGCGAAGCTGTAGAGGCGTGTGGATTGCCGCATCCCGAATATTTCATCTGGTTCGACGACGCAGAATACACCTACCGGCTAGCCAAATGGCGTCCCGGTATCTTTGTGCCTGATTCGGTAGTAGACCACTTGATGCCCGCCAATTCCGCTGTGTTCTGGGGCGAAGCTACCGAGAAGAACCTCTGGAAGTTTGGTAGAGGAGCGCGAAACCAAGTCGCCGCTGCGATCTCGCTGCGCAAGGCGCGAATCTTGGCTGATCTATTCCAGAACCTGATATCGCAGCTCAAGGGGTCTTCGGTGCCGTGGAAAGTACGCGCAAAGCTTGTTCGCTTCGCCCTTGACGGATTCTTCTTGCGGCCAAAGGTTCGCTATCCCAGGGCTATGAAAAAGGACTAG